The following coding sequences lie in one Acropora palmata chromosome 3, jaAcrPala1.3, whole genome shotgun sequence genomic window:
- the LOC141877582 gene encoding uncharacterized protein LOC141877582 yields the protein MAGLAEKEKQVRNWKVPELKNFLQARGISVCNKKKDELVELTEKANEIGLELTFDHESPSEVVNAKLATNDGTIPNPLNLHSDWSNDFSDAPNFSWGDLYCYLINKKGYDQESLKAYKSLEGYRLYWDGHVYNLERNKNIYFEHHIMKFSVKPTEREKTPLGNKPTYDGWIIIHKDGVVLSAHCPCIGGSDGACRHIGAALIELEDTLRQNTVVTCTGEKCAWKRRKRTHNEATNLEDMTFTKPEIGKKKKKAVKPSTRNYDPRPKKAVNNENLVSQFRALLINTVPSAVGLHILPDHGLNEATEAIDEITEQTSTNGVPLTSIHGNPFIQEQLFTLHCISPFKTHPPSVDEIMQKGQGIKRKLNFNESQIDFIEKKTRLQSQQSDWFLYRKGRITASKCKRVASLKPTTSPSKTIKELKEVLYEVRCLKSTEDMILALAGQFKQLSHEPEKFR from the exons ATGGCCGGTTTAgcggaaaaggaaaaacaggtCAGAAATTGGAAGGTTCCAGAACTTAAAAATTTCCTGCAGGCTCGAGGGATATCTgtctgcaacaaaaaaaaagacgaactGGTTGAGCTGACGGAAAAAGCTAACGAAATCGGTTTAGAACTGACATTTGACCATGAGTCGCCCAGCGAAGTTGTAAACGCAAAGTTGGCGACAAACGATGGTACTATCCCGAATCCTTTAAATCTCCATTCCGACTGGAGCAACGATTTTTCAGATGCCCCTAACTTTTCCTGGGGAGATTTGTATTGCTATTTAATAAACAAGAAAGGATATGACCAAGAATCCCTCAAGGCGTACAAGTCTCTTGAAGGATACCGCTTATACTGGGATGGCCATGTGTACAATCTTGAAAGGAAcaagaacatttattttgaacacCACATAATGAAATTCTCTGTTAAACCTACTGAACGAGAGAAAACACCATTAGGAAACAAGCCGACATACGATGGTTGGATAATCATACATAAGGATGGTGTTGTTCTCTCTGCACACTGCCCTTGCATTGGCGG CTCTGATGGGGCTTGCCGTCACATCGGGGCGGCACTCATCGAACTTGAAGACACTCTTCGACAAAATACAGTGGTCACTTGCACTGGCGAGAAATGTGcgtggaaaagaagaaaaaggacacACAATGAAGCCACTAATTTAGAAGACATGACCTTTACCAAACCTGAAAttggcaagaaaaagaaaaaggcagtGAAGCCTTCAACCAGGAATTATGATCCACGCCCCAAAAAAGCTGTAAACAATGAGAATCTAGTTTCACAGTTCAGAGCACTGCTTATTAATACAGTTCCTTCAGCAGTAGGTCTTCATATATTACCTGACCATGGATTGAATGAAGCAACCGAAGCCATTGACGAAATTACAGAACAAACTAGCACAAATGGTGTTCCTTTGACAAGTATTCATGGTAACCCATTTATCCAAGAACAGCTATTTACTTTACACTGTATATCGCCTTTCAAAACTCACCCCCCAAGTGTTGatgaaattatgcaaaaggGACAGGGAATAAAGAGAAAACTGAACTTCAATGAAAGTCAGATTGActttattgaaaagaaaacaagacttCAAAGTCAACAATCTGACTGGTTTTTGTACCGGAAAGGTAGAATAACAGCATCTAAATGTAAACGAGTGGCAAGCCTTAAACCAACAACTTCCCCATCCAAAACAATCAAGGaattgaaagaagtgttatatgaagtgcggtgtttgaaatcaactgaagatatgatcctcgcacttgctggacaatttaagcaattgtctcatgaacctgaaaaattcaggtga
- the LOC141876058 gene encoding uncharacterized protein LOC141876058, which produces MNVSMRSATQKQSRPRPSQSKASASLNLREPTLYQENQLKHNESRMGEQISDQEMLFAPSELGHNESVVDNEIDDRDLLLVKSQSELSVNPTKFKDDLLYHDEAVQTDLTADQVSKMEQAHFKLHEQPNELKRELFMADVQRDDNSVKFYTGLPSLSCLLMLFNFLKPIANGMKYWDGKNKTRTEKYQENTDKGKPGRKRQLPLFAEFVIVLVRLRLGLLQKQISDIFCISQPSVSKIFTTWITLLYHVFKQVLVRWPSKQLIKKYLPKCFSKYPRTHVIIDCTEIKVEKPSAPSSQKVTWSDYKSHNTFKLLVGITPSGAFSFISDLYSGAISDRAKTIKSGLLEQLEPMDDVMADRAFNLRDLITKKKATLNIPSFAKGKQLSTKACPRTRRIASLRIHVERAIQ; this is translated from the exons ATGAATGTTTCTATGAGAAGCGCAACTCAAAAGCAAAGCAGACCTCGACCTAGCCAATCGAAGGCAAGCGCTAGTTTGAATCTCCGGGAACCGACTTTGTACCAAGAAAATCAGTTGAAACACAATGAAAGTAGAATGGGTGAGCAAATCAGTGATCAGGAGATGTTGTTTGCACCATCCGAGTTAGGTCACAATGAAAGTGTTGTGGATAATGAAATCGATGATCGCGATTTGTTGCTTGTAAAATCTCAATCAGAACTCAGCGTGAATCCTACGAAGTTTAAGGACGATTTATTATATCACGATGAAGCTGTCCAAACAGATTTAACGGCTGATCAAGTCAGCAAAATGGAGCAGGCTCACTTTAAATTACATGAGCAGCCAAATGAATTAAAAAGGGAACTATTTATGGCAGACGTGCAACGAGACGATAATTCAGTCAAGTTTTACACTGGCTTGCCTTCACTTTCATGTCTTCTCATGTTATTTAATTTCCTGAAGCCTATTGCAAATGGCATGAAGTACTGGGATGGAAAGAACAAGACACGAACGGAGAAATATCAG gaGAACACTGACAAGGGTAAACCTGGCCGGAAGAGGCAGCTCCCTTTATTTGCTGAGTTTGTGATAGTACTGGTTCGCCTTCGATTGGGTTTGTTGCAGAAACAAATTTCAGatatattttgcatttccCAGCCATCAGTTTCAAAGATTTTTACAACGTGGATAACTTTATTATATCATGTGTTCAAACAAGTGCTTGTAAGGTGGCCATCTAAACAGCTTATCAAAAAGTATTTACCAAAATGCTTTTCCAAGTATCCAAGAACACATGTTATTATTGATTGCACAGAAATAAAGGTTGAGAAACCCAGTGCTCCCTCTTCCCAAAAAGTCACTTGGAGTGATTACAAAAGCCACAATACATTCAAACTACTTGTTGGAATTACCCCTTCGGGAGCATTTAGTTTTATCTCTGACCTTTACTCTGGTGCAATATCTGACCGTGCAAAAACTATCAAGTCAGGGTTACTAGAACAGTTAGAGCCCATGGATGATGTCATGGCTGATCGAGCATTTAACTTGAGAGACCTCATTACCAagaaaaaggcaacattaaacATACCCTCATTTGCCAAGGGAAAGCAGTTGTCAACTAAAGCATGTCCTAGAACAAGACGGATAGCTTCTCTAAGAATTCATGTGGAGAGAGCTATCCagtga